The following are from one region of the Vicia villosa cultivar HV-30 ecotype Madison, WI unplaced genomic scaffold, Vvil1.0 ctg.001503F_1_1, whole genome shotgun sequence genome:
- the LOC131635531 gene encoding factor of DNA methylation 4-like codes for MYRQSDLEYYRRRYFLELKDDYHKLQVSDSTFRCPICFNKDYYSLTELLRHASRIAADSHGETVTEIARHSALERYLHFKISDNKSHDMMNVDTDMSLNVSSAEGQSFNVSSDKAQSVTENAVEDRSLAMVIAKDKSPVVNTTAEDEFVWPWMVVLANNVTKFDPNCRKYIGKSHKKIKEELYARGFQPLKVTALWNIRGQTPFVIVAFGKEWDGFNNALQLERSFEAEQCGKRDYVGLKGERGDKLFGWMARADDYNSRDIVGKNLRENGDLKTVSGKEAEDNRKALKLVSGLANTLKQKNMELEQTASKYDEASVFLNRVMNQKDEMLEHFNKEICKMRNAERNYLQNVSKDHEKAMLELEARRKELSSREENLQKRQADNHNERNKLSLEKKNNEMAIAEQQKADDKMMRLAEEHQKEKDKLHKKIHDLERGLDAKQALELEIERLKGAFHVMNHIGETDLEEQKKLEAIKINLREKEEQLEGVEDLQQTLVIQERKTNDELQDARKKLISWIGCPKNTSRVIIAVKRMGDLDIKPFEEASKRKFPAEGNGKAAQRKLADERKMKASQWCSQWDGYLRDPSWHPFKIVTDKEGNSKEILDENDEKLKSLRDELGDEVHDAVATALKELNEYNPSGRYPVPELWNFREGRKASLKEGVAHLMRQWKLSKQKKA; via the exons ATGTACCGACAATCTGATTTGGAATACTACCGGCGTAGATATTTCCTTGAGTTGAAAGATGATTATCACAAACTCCAAGTCTCTGACTCAACATTTAGGTGTCCGATCTGTTTCAACAAGGACTATTACTCTTTGACTGAGCTTCTCAGACACGCATCAAGGATTGCTGCTGACTCGCATGGTGAGACTGTGACAGAAATTGCCAGGCACTCTGCTCTTGAAAGGTATCTTCACTTCAAAATTTCTGATAATAAGTCGCATGATATGATGAATGTTGATACCGATATGTCACTTAATGTGAGTAGTGCTGAGGGTCAGTCATTTAATGTGAGTAGTGATAAGGCTCAGTCAGTTACTGAGAATGCTGTTGAGGATCGGTCACTTGCTATGGTTATTGCTAAGGATAAGTCACCTGTTGTGAATACTACTGCTGAAGATGAGTTTGTCTGGCCTTGGATGGTGGTTCTGGCAAACAATGTTACCAAATTTGACCCCAACTGTCGTAAGTATATAGGAAAGAGTCATAAGAAAATTAAGGAGGAGCTGTACGCCAGAGGGTTTCAACCGCTGAAAGTTACTGCACTGTGGAATATTAGAGGGCAGACACCGTTTGTGATTGTTGCATTTGGAAAAGAATGGGATGGTTTCAACAATGCTTTGCAGCTAGAAAGAAGCTTTGAAGCAGAACAGTGTGGTAAGAGAGATTACGTGGGTTTAAAGGGGGAGCGAGGAGATAAACTCTTTGGATGGATGGCACGTGCCGATGACTATAATTCCAGGGATATTGTGGGCAAAAACCTCCGCGAAAACGGGGATTTGAAAACTGTTTCTGGAAAAGAAGCTGAGGATAATAGGAAAGCTTTGAAGCTTGTATCTGGTTTGGCTAACACTCTAAAGCAGAAGAACATGGAATTGGAACAAACAGCAAGCAAGTATGATGAAGCTAGTGTGTTTCTAAACAGAGTGATGAATCAAAAAGATGAGATGCTTGAACACTTTAACAAAG AAATATGCAAGATGCGGAATGCCGAACGCAATTATTTGCAAAATGTGTCCAAGGATCATGAAAAAGCCATGCTGGAATTGGAGGCTCGGAGAAAGGAACTTTCGTCCCGTGAAGAGAATTTGCAGAAGCGTCAAGCAGATAATCATAATGAGAGAAATAAGCTATCTCTTGAGAAGAAAAAT AATGAGATGGCCATAGCAGAGCAACAAAAGGCTGACGACAAAATGATGCGTTTGGCTGAAGAACATCAG AAAGAGAAAGACAAACTTCACAAGAAAATCCATGACCTAGAGAGAGGACTTGATGCAAAGCAAGCATTGGAATTGGAAATTGAACGCCTGAAAGGAGCTTTCCATGTAATGAACCACATTGGAGAGACTGATCTGGAAGAGCAGAAAAAACTGGAGGCGATCAAAATAAATCTGCGTGAAAAGGAAGAGCAACTGGAAGGGGTTGAAGATCTTCAACAAACACTGGTTATTCAGGAGCGCAAAACTAATGACGAGTTGCAAGATGCCCGCAAAAAATTAATCAGT TGGATTGGCTGCCCAAAGAACACTTCTCGAGTCATAATTGCTGTGAAAAGGATGGGGGACCTTGATATTAAGCCGTTTGAGGAGGCATCCAAGAGAAAGTTTCCGGCTGAAGGAAATGGGAAAGCAGCTCAGAGAAAACTTGCCGATGAAAGGAAAATGAAAGCAAGTCAGTGGTGCTCACAGTGGGATGGCTATCTTAGAGATCCAAGCTGGCATCCATTCAAAATTGTAACTGATAAAGAAGGGAATTCCAAG GAGATTttagatgaaaatgatgaaaaactGAAAAGTTTGAGGGATGAACTCGGAGACGAGGTGCATGATGCAGTAGCTACAGCTCTGAAGGAATTAAACGAATACAATCCTAGTGGCAGGTATCCAGTACCGGAACTCTGGAATTTTAGGGAAGGGAGGAAGGCTTCGTTGAAAGAGGGTGTTGCCCATTTGATGAGGCAATGGAAGTTGTCAAAACAAAAGAAAGCTTGA